Proteins from one Catenuloplanes atrovinosus genomic window:
- the cysS gene encoding cysteine--tRNA ligase translates to MTLRLYDTATRSVRDFVPRSPGKVGIYLCGLTVQAPPHIGHLRSGVNYDVLRRWLLRSGYDVTFVRNVTDIDDKILAKSTEQGRPFWSIAYENEVKLAAAYRSLNVLPPTYEPRATGHIPEIQQIIAKLIEDGHAYPAADGCGDVYFSVRSFPAYGALSGQHPDDMQEAADSEARAKRDPRDFALWKGVKESEPLAGSWPSPWGRGRPGWHIECSAMSWRYLGEDFDIHGGGLDLQFPHHENEIAQSRAAGFGFAGYWVHHALLNLGASKMSKSTGNVLDLAHVAGIGVRPVELRYYEAQPHYRSTIDYSDDALREAAVAYRRIEGFVQRAAELTGPGELGDIPPAFAAAMDDDLNTSAALAVVHESMTRGNTALSAGDRSTVAAVLAEVRAMLDVFGVDPLDPAWQAGGGGAGDLRPVIDSLVALALEQRTAARARKDWQAADAVRDQLKNAGIAVEDTPAGPRWTIGEQH, encoded by the coding sequence GTGACACTACGCTTGTACGACACCGCGACCCGCTCGGTGCGGGACTTCGTCCCGCGGTCACCCGGCAAGGTCGGGATCTACCTGTGTGGTCTCACCGTTCAGGCGCCGCCGCACATCGGCCACCTCCGCTCCGGGGTCAACTACGACGTCCTCCGGCGCTGGCTGCTGCGCTCCGGATACGACGTGACGTTCGTCCGCAACGTGACGGACATCGACGACAAGATCCTCGCGAAGTCCACCGAGCAGGGTCGCCCGTTCTGGTCCATCGCGTATGAGAACGAGGTCAAGCTCGCCGCGGCGTACCGGTCACTCAACGTGCTCCCGCCGACGTACGAGCCGCGTGCCACCGGTCACATCCCGGAGATCCAGCAGATCATCGCGAAGCTGATCGAGGACGGTCATGCGTACCCGGCCGCGGACGGCTGCGGCGACGTCTACTTCTCGGTCCGCAGCTTCCCGGCGTACGGCGCGCTCTCCGGCCAGCACCCGGACGACATGCAGGAGGCGGCGGACAGCGAGGCCCGCGCCAAGCGGGACCCGCGCGACTTCGCGCTGTGGAAGGGCGTGAAGGAGTCCGAGCCGCTGGCCGGCAGCTGGCCGTCGCCGTGGGGCCGCGGCCGGCCCGGCTGGCACATCGAGTGCTCCGCCATGTCCTGGCGCTACCTCGGCGAGGACTTCGACATCCACGGCGGCGGGCTCGACCTCCAGTTCCCGCACCACGAGAACGAGATCGCCCAGTCCCGCGCCGCCGGGTTCGGCTTCGCCGGCTACTGGGTGCACCACGCGCTGCTCAACCTCGGCGCGTCGAAGATGAGCAAGTCGACGGGGAACGTGCTGGATCTCGCGCACGTGGCCGGCATCGGCGTGCGCCCGGTCGAGCTGCGCTACTACGAGGCGCAGCCGCACTACCGGTCGACCATCGACTACTCGGACGACGCGCTGCGCGAGGCCGCGGTGGCATACCGGCGGATCGAGGGTTTCGTCCAGCGCGCCGCCGAGCTGACCGGCCCGGGTGAGCTGGGCGACATCCCGCCCGCGTTCGCGGCCGCGATGGACGATGATCTGAATACGTCCGCGGCGCTCGCGGTCGTGCACGAGTCGATGACCCGCGGCAACACCGCGCTCAGCGCCGGCGACCGGTCGACGGTCGCCGCCGTGCTGGCCGAGGTGCGTGCCATGCTGGACGTGTTCGGCGTCGACCCGCTGGACCCGGCCTGGCAGGCCGGCGGCGGTGGCGCCGGCGACCTCCGCCCGGTGATCGACTCACTGGTCGCGCTCGCGCTCGAGCAGCGCACCGCCGCGCGCGCCCGCAAGGACTGGCAGGCCGCCGACGCCGTGCGTGACCAGCTCAAGAACGCCGGCATCGCGGTGGAGGACACCCCGGCCGGGCCACGATGGACCATTGGGGAGCAGCACTGA
- the rlmB gene encoding 23S rRNA (guanosine(2251)-2'-O)-methyltransferase RlmB, with amino-acid sequence MPGNSQRRNKRVTPKKGASQGSGGKNRSGLAGRGRTLPADERPWHKGYSGTEPLPEKTARKQDKERRAAAAEGRAPKVGMPGTKDTTWGRNGTGRGAPASGRGALAGGRGAGKVGARGPRIAPGRRSTPPKDSPELLVGRNPVVEALRSGVPATALYVAHGIEMDERVREAVRTCADKGIAIMEVSRAELDRITGGVLHQGIGVQVPPFAYEDFSDLVAAALEQTAPLLVALDGVTDPRNLGAVIRSAAAFGAHGIFVPERRAAGITATAWRTSAGAAARLPVAQVTNLTRAIKACQQEGFLAIGLDADGATDVYHLEAATGPTVVVVGSEGRGLSRLVGETCDLRVSIPMASDVESLNASVAAAVALSEITRRRNA; translated from the coding sequence ATGCCGGGCAACTCGCAGCGCAGGAACAAGCGCGTCACGCCGAAGAAGGGCGCGTCGCAGGGTTCCGGCGGAAAGAACCGGTCCGGCCTCGCCGGCCGTGGCCGCACGCTGCCGGCGGACGAGCGTCCCTGGCACAAGGGCTACTCCGGCACCGAGCCGCTGCCCGAGAAGACCGCGCGCAAGCAGGACAAGGAGCGCCGGGCCGCGGCCGCCGAGGGCCGCGCGCCCAAGGTCGGCATGCCCGGCACCAAGGACACCACCTGGGGCAGGAACGGCACCGGCCGCGGCGCCCCGGCGTCCGGTCGCGGCGCGCTCGCCGGTGGCCGCGGTGCCGGCAAGGTCGGCGCGCGCGGCCCGCGGATCGCGCCGGGCCGCCGCTCCACGCCGCCGAAGGACTCGCCCGAGCTGCTGGTCGGCCGCAACCCGGTGGTCGAGGCGCTGCGCTCCGGCGTGCCCGCGACCGCGCTCTACGTGGCGCACGGCATCGAGATGGACGAGCGCGTCCGCGAGGCGGTGCGCACCTGCGCCGACAAGGGCATCGCCATCATGGAGGTGAGCCGGGCCGAGCTGGACCGGATCACCGGCGGGGTGCTGCACCAGGGCATCGGCGTGCAGGTGCCGCCGTTCGCCTACGAGGACTTCTCCGACCTGGTGGCCGCCGCGCTGGAGCAGACCGCGCCGCTGCTGGTCGCGCTGGACGGCGTCACCGACCCGCGCAACCTCGGCGCCGTGATCCGGTCCGCCGCCGCGTTCGGCGCGCACGGCATCTTCGTGCCGGAGCGCCGCGCCGCCGGGATCACCGCGACCGCGTGGCGCACCAGCGCCGGCGCGGCCGCCCGCCTCCCGGTCGCCCAGGTGACGAACCTGACCAGGGCGATCAAGGCCTGTCAGCAGGAGGGCTTCCTGGCGATCGGGCTGGACGCGGACGGTGCCACCGACGTCTACCACCTGGAGGCGGCCACCGGCCCGACCGTGGTGGTGGTCGGCTCCGAGGGCCGCGGCCTGTCCCGGCTGGTCGGCGAGACCTGCGACCTGCGCGTCTCGATCCCGATGGCCTCGGACGTGGAGTCGCTGAACGCGTCGGTCGCCGCCGCGGTCGCCCTTTCGGAGATCACGCGTCGCCGTAACGCCTGA